A stretch of DNA from Lotus japonicus ecotype B-129 chromosome 4, LjGifu_v1.2:
ACTATTTACCCAAATattagtaatttaaaaaaaaactatactatATTGGTAAGTtttagaagaaaataaatttctaTTTGCGAAAGGGCAATAATGATATGTTACgtaaaaaaatagaatataaaTTTCTCCATCTATTATATATATGTTCTAtatgaataagaaaaaaaagacaaatGCTACTAACATTTACTTTCTTAACTAACGAGACATAGGTGGTATGCTCTGTTCAAATCTAAAGAAGTTCTCGGGATCAACCTTAAATTTCACACTCACTAATCTTTCAAAATTAGCTCGAAAGTACTTTCTCCCAAAACTTGGAGCAATATCCATGATTGTTGCACTGCTTTGATGATTGACTCCGATATCAAGATCCCTGTAATTGAGGAATGCCTCCCTCGGAGAGTTTGAAACATATGGGGCCATAAATTCATAGAATAACCTTGAAATTTCCAAGTAATGATTCCTTGCCTCAACCCCATCTTCCCCCCAAGATGTCAAGTACTCAATCAAGAACAAGTTCCCACCTCTATGAGGGAATGGTGTTTCTAATGCTGAAATATTGTCCATCTTCCCACCATAAGGGTTCCATTCCATCCGCACACACTCAATTTTAATCATAAACTCCCAAATGGATTCTAGACTCGTCTTTGGAATGGGATTCTTCACATAATCTGACATGGTTTTAAACGAGTATGAAATGGGCTCTTTGGGTACATCAAGCAAAGATTCAATCGGGGTTCCAATTGGGTAATTTGCCCAATAAAGAGTGGAATTGATCCATGGGATTTCAGAGCAATCACTTCGCAACAAAGCCAATTCGGGGAAAGTCTCATTTAACAAAGGAAAAAGGTCATTAATTTTTCCCAAGAATAGGCCAATAAAAGTAACTTgtattgtctttttattttgagTACTATTGACAACTTCAAACATTGTTCTTATGAAAAGATCTTCTTGCAACTTTGTTGCAATTAGTTGCCATTTGTAAACAACATCAGTTGCACCTTTTTCCAATGTTCTTCTCACTTTGAAAACTGTCACTTTGGGAGTTACATGAACCAATTGGATCTTCCATGAAAGAATGACACCAAAACTGGCCCCACCACCTCCTCTAATAGCCCAAAATAGATCTTCTCCCATTGATTTTCTATCAAGTATTTCACCGTTAACATCAACAAGCTTCGCATCAATTATATTATCCACGGAAAGACCATAAGAGAAATGGCCTCCAGTTCCTAAAGTTGGACAAACCCCAGCTGGGAAAGCATGGATTTTGCTTTTCTTTGCAATTTGATAGTAAAGTTGACCAAGGGTTGCACCAGCTTGAACCCATGTTGTTCCACTTGCAATGTCAACATCAACTGCtccaaaatgaaacatgtcAAGAATAATAAAAGGCACGTCTGATACATATGAAAGGCCTTCACAATCATGGCCGCCACTCCGGATTCTAATCTGGAGACCATTATTCTTGGCACATATAACAGTTCCCTGCACGTGAGGCACGTGTATAGGTGTTACGATGGCTAGAGGTTTTGATGCATTTGGATTAGAAAATCTGTGATTATGTGTGTGCATATGCAAGATGGATAAGAATGAGGAGTTCTTTGGAGTGTAAATGGCGTTAGATGCAGGACTTGAAGGAGGGGAATGATTTGAAAGACATTGGAAAAAGTTGTCAAGGGGTGATGAATCTGAAATTGCCTGAAGAACATACTGCAAAATGGTGAGAGTTGAGAGGACAAAAGAAAGGGGTGTGATAGTATCCATCACAGACTGAGTTATGAGTGTAGGAGGCTGGTATTTTGCACTCAAATACCATAGATTTTATAGGGCgttttaaaaaacttaatagtTTATTTTCACTATAGGTTACCTATTTGAGTTTTTTTACcgtttttataatttaatatttttaatgttgCAATTTCAAACATTGGCATTAATATTTTAGCATTTAAATGTTATCAATCAATTGTTGGTTATATTTTTGTATTGATTTTTAACATTTTAAGGTGTTgcaaatgtttaattttaggtGAATTCTATGGTACACAatcagaaattttttttttggtgtggtACCCCATGTGATATTTTAAGTTATTATGCTGTTGAAAAAATGCGAAATGATTTATTattgtaattttaaaaaaatcaatgatcgacttaatgaattaataacatataATTTCTAGGTTTGTTTATGTTATGCAATGCAAGATTTGAAAATTAGAGTTTTTAGTTCAATTTGCAATTCTCGGAGATCATCTAAATTTCTTTCATGTCAGGATCATCTTCCTTCATGCTCCACCCTTATTAAACCTTCAAATCTTCCTCCATCATCTTCCTCTAAATTGAAATTGTATGTTTTTTATTGATCTACATCATTTTAGATACCAAACCTTGATCTCACTTAAGATATCACAGTATAACACCTTAATTTTATTGAAAAGATATGATTCATATAATAATTACACATATTACAATATttagttattaattattttgatgaATGTCTCAACCCATCCTTTCCTTTAAATGACTTTTCTGGGTTCAAAAAAATAGCTTCTTAAACGCGCATGTCCTTAGGATGACGCCACTTTAGTAGGGTCTAAAAAACAGTTTCCATATGTTATatgtgcaatttttttttttaaatgttatatGTGCAAAATTGACTTGAACAAATAATAAATGatctatttaatataaaaaattgtaaaGAAAGAGAGTACATAAAAgtgaaatatataaaaaaatatatttgaacAAGTATCATATGTTATATTTCATttagttttatataatatattaaagaaagaaataaaaaatacctaaattaaataaatacaaaattatgTTGACTTGAAGAATGATTCAATActatatacttatatataaataatgtatcagtcaaataaatatatatatatata
This window harbors:
- the LOC130712176 gene encoding berberine bridge enzyme-like 17, with translation MDTITPLSFVLSTLTILQYVLQAISDSSPLDNFFQCLSNHSPPSSPASNAIYTPKNSSFLSILHMHTHNHRFSNPNASKPLAIVTPIHVPHVQGTVICAKNNGLQIRIRSGGHDCEGLSYVSDVPFIILDMFHFGAVDVDIASGTTWVQAGATLGQLYYQIAKKSKIHAFPAGVCPTLGTGGHFSYGLSVDNIIDAKLVDVNGEILDRKSMGEDLFWAIRGGGGASFGVILSWKIQLVHVTPKVTVFKVRRTLEKGATDVVYKWQLIATKLQEDLFIRTMFEVVNSTQNKKTIQVTFIGLFLGKINDLFPLLNETFPELALLRSDCSEIPWINSTLYWANYPIGTPIESLLDVPKEPISYSFKTMSDYVKNPIPKTSLESIWEFMIKIECVRMEWNPYGGKMDNISALETPFPHRGGNLFLIEYLTSWGEDGVEARNHYLEISRLFYEFMAPYVSNSPREAFLNYRDLDIGVNHQSSATIMDIAPSFGRKYFRANFERLVSVKFKVDPENFFRFEQSIPPMSR